The genomic interval GGAAGTAGAAGTGGAAGCCACTGCtactccttcttcttcttcacctCTCGATCTCCACTCTCTTCGCaggtgtatatatatatatatatatatacatgttcatcgccatttttttaattttgtaatttttttatttgtaaaaaatattattgttacttgaacttaattttacttaatgtttgtgtgtatatatatatatatatatatatatatatatatatatttttttttttttttcaaaacggCAATTATGCCCAGCATTAAGGCTCTTTAGCTTCATGGGAACAATTTGACAGGGAAATTTGTCTTTGAAGACTGCTGGTAAGAGGAGACACAATCTAGACATGATTAAGGTTCAGGTAATTTGCTCACTTCTCTGTAATTCTGATTCTGTGTTGGCTACTCTTTATGATTTAGAAGTTGGGAATTGCGACGCTAGTCCTGCTAGTTTGAGACATACTGCTGGTCTCAATCAGAGGCGAAATCATTCTGACTCTAATTTAAATGCTGTCAGACAGGCAAAAGGTGGATCCTGTGATGTTAATCAAAAACTGTGTGATTTTGCTCAGAAAGCTGCACGTAAACAGCGCatcaaagaatcaaaattgcCTCTGACTGGCAAGATAGACTctttatcttcatcttcatcttcaggaGCAGAAGggaatagaaaaaattttgaaaaattgtcAAGGTTGAAAGAGTTAGTCCTACTTATAATGAACATTCTGCCCTGCCTTCACTTTTAGGGCTGCAAGACAAGGAAAGAAGAGAGGCAGCCAAGGCACCTTTTGACAAAATTGTCAAGGTCGAAAGAGTTAGTCCTActgataatgaaaattttgccCTGCCTTCACTTTTAGAGCTGCAAGATGAGGAAGGAAGAGATAAAATGAAGGCaccttttgaaaaaattgtcGAGTTTAGAAGAGCTAGTCCTAGTGGTAATGAACATTCGGCCCTGCTGTCATTTTTAGAGCATCAAGACAAGGAAGAGAGGGATACAACCAAGGTACCTTTTGAGAACATTGTCAAAGTTGAAAGAGCTAGTCCTACTGATAACCAACATTCACTGCTGCAGGATGAGGAAGGAAGAGATACAACCAAGGCAGAGCCTGATAAGGGATCAATGCAATCAGGAGAAGCTCAAGTGGTTGAAACTGCCACTAATGATGAGAGGTTCGATTTGTACTCAGTGCAGCCACAAAAGCAGAAGGCTAAGAGAAAAATTGAGTCAAATCCACCAGGTGTTCAAGAAAGAGAaggttttctttcttttgaactTGTTTCAAATTCATCTATAATTTCAAAAGCTAAGAGACAATTGAAATCTGGACTTGGCTCTGACATTCCCAGTTCAAATCAGTTTATGGACAGAAAGATAGTCAAGAAAATAGTTTACCATCATCCAATTGAAGCTAATGAGCCCAATGGTGGTCTGGATGACAGGCAAATTTCTGTTTCActgccaaaaaagaaaataaaaaagaagacaaGTTTGCCAATCCTTGAAATGGACTTATCAAAATCACACAGAGACCCAAATGATAGTGCAGGTAAGGATGACCTCTCAATCACAGACTCCCATTCAATTGAGTCCTGCACTGAGGCTGTGGCATCTTCCCCCTTTACTTCTAGTCACTTGAGAAATATGAAATTAGGTGATCTGAGGAACTTTGCGAAGAAACTAAATATAAAACCATACTCTAAGCTTTGGAAAGATGATCTGATTGAACACATAGCCAACCACTTAGGTTGTCGCTGAAAGTACAAGTGGGCTTACAAAATTGGTTCTCCCTTTTGTTGTCTTCCTCCCTTTTGTCCATGGTCTGTAAATATTCTGTTGGGCTTGGTTCATTTACCTTACGGAAATTGAATGGCTTCATCGTTGGACACCTCAGTATCATAAGGTAAATATTTCTCATGCATAATGCACACACTCGCAAACCAtagaagagggaaaaaaaaatgaggaaggAAAAGCTGCTTTAggataaatgaaaaatgtttcatttttgtaaacatgtaattatatttgtGATGAATGGctgatatatatacatgtacaTTTACATTGATGTGGTCCTATTCATACTGATGATTTTCCACGAAAATTTATAGGGAAAAATGGAGCAATTCAATTGCCATAGACAGCAGCTTCTTGTGGTTGTGGTTTTGAATCTGAATGCGAGAGACGAGGTGCACAGAATTTGCCCTGTTCGACCATCTTTAGTTAAGAGTTCTTATTACTGCGGTTGTGAAGTCCTCTTTCTGTTACTAGcaaatgattttgagatttgggcgcaataaatttaatagatttaccGCTTTTTTGTTATCTGGAGAATTGTAAATAGATCCCTGTTAATGCCTACTAGTCATTTGTAATGAATCCAACTTTGATATCATACAACCTCAAAGGTTTCTTGAgaatctaaataaatatacgTTGGGGACTTTGTCTGTTAGTGTTCTAAaaactgtattttttttattttagtaacgACGTCCtcattatacatatatataaaccaTATGATATTAAGtcatatatattcaaatatgtCCTTAATGAAATTagtgacttattttataaaatgagtaaatcatatatttattatatagatTAAAAACATTAGGGGGTAAAATgttattactttaatttatttaaaaaaccttctaattaaaaaaagtatatcaatctaatataaaaCTGTCACTAGTATTAaactacttaaaaaaaaacaacatataGTAACAATTGTCaacattttcataaactttttatgtgaattttgagattttatttattagttacattaactaagataaaatttgaatattttgagGAGCTTTAATTTgatagaaaaatcatcaactaGTTCTTCAAAGAGAGTCAGAGCCCCTAGCAAAGAAACGACGACACCCAAAATACATTTTTGTTGGGTtgagtttagtttattattgaaacttttgactaataatatttttataatttaaaaagaggaataaatttgaattgtttaatttattaaaacctCCTAATTAAGTACTTGACTTCAGACATTAAAGTTTTACTGACAATAAAACCTGAAATTCTCTGCTTCAATTCATTTCGGCTAGGCAGCACGTTGTGAGCTTTGCTCTGCATCAAttcatttcaaaaataaatcagaACATAATGATACAAAGTCAATTCATTTCgaaaataaattagaacaTAAAACATTTTGTGCCCAGGCCAAACACTGACTTTGTGCCCAGGCCAAACAATGATAGAAACAGAGACAAATGAAAACAATCAGGAgttcacacacacaaacattGATTACCCGAACCATAGAGTACTTAGTAACGGTTGAGATGTTTATAATgctaatataataataaaacactTGGCTTAATTCATGACACGCCCATACTAGACAGGGATCAGAAATTTCGTGGTAGCCAACAACTCTCTTGACCAAGATGAAATGGAGGCTTGTTGgttaaatatctaaaatttgatttttttttaatttttttttaaattgctcttttgttttttcaatttatatcttattttcaaacatttacatttgaatttaaaaaaaaaagagtaaacttttgtgacttttatctaaataagaaaaggcatgaagaaataaatattatatccCAAAACATCTCTATTAAATATGCTTATTTGCTAAACTATAAAACCTAATCCCTTTATTCGTTTTAACTTACAAGGATATAAATGTTAAACACcgtatttaagatttttttagttatagaaacaaaaataatgtcaattatatttagatattaaaaaaaaaaaaaaaacacatcataCAGACATTTGTATTCAAACCATCAGTTAAGACTACCACCAAATTCagactaattttaaatttcaaattaaaaaactaaatgcGTATTAATTCTTCGTGGTTGATTGGGAAAGacttgttttatatttcaacttaagaattaattaaacaaaattgcAAATGTACTATTACGCAACAGATTCATACTTGTCTACATAATAACGCCAACATGAGAGGCTCTgtctcaat from Citrus sinensis cultivar Valencia sweet orange chromosome 9, DVS_A1.0, whole genome shotgun sequence carries:
- the LOC127899741 gene encoding uncharacterized protein LOC127899741; amino-acid sequence: MKAPFEKIVEFRRASPSGNEHSALLSFLEHQDKEERDTTKVPFENIVKVERASPTDNQHSLLQDEEGRDTTKAEPDKGSMQSGEAQVVETATNDERFDLYSVQPQKQKAKRKIESNPPGVQEREGFLSFELVSNSSIISKAKRQLKSGLGSDIPSSNQFMDRKIVKKIVYHHPIEANEPNGGLDDRQISVSLPKKKIKKKTSLPILEMDLSKSHRDPNDSAGKNGAIQLP